A single Nycticebus coucang isolate mNycCou1 chromosome 16, mNycCou1.pri, whole genome shotgun sequence DNA region contains:
- the LOC128567919 gene encoding olfactory receptor 5H8-like: MEKENATLLTQFVLTGFAYQSEWKIHFFLAFLVMYLITIVGNLGLIAVIWNDPHLHIPMYLFLGSLAFVDASLSSTVTPKILVNFLSTSQVMSFSECMMQFFSFGVSATTECFLLAAMAYDRYVAICKPLLYPVIMTNRLCIRLLVLSFVGGFLHALIHEALLSRLTFCHSNIIHHFYCDIIPLLKISCTDPSINYLMLFIFSGSIQVFTIMIVLISYTFVLFTILKRKSVEGIRKAFSTCGAHLLSVSLYYGPLLLMYVRPPSPQAADQDMMESVFYTVIIPLLNPVIYSLRNKQVINSLKKSLKLNV, translated from the coding sequence atggaaaaggaaaatgcaacACTGTTAACACAGTTTGTTCTCACAGGATTTGCATATCAATCAGAGTGGAAAATCCACTTCTTCCTGGCGTTCTTGGTGATGTACCTCATTACCATCGTGGGGAACCTTGGTCTGATTGCTGTCATCTGGAATGACCCTCACCTTCACATCCCCATGTATTTATTCCTTGGAAGTTTAGCCTTTGTGGATGCTTCATTATCTTCCACAGTGACCCCCAAGATTCTGGTCAACTTCTTATCCACTAGTCAGGTGATGTCTTTCTCCGAGTGCATGATGCAGTTCTTTTCCTTTGGAGTCAGTGCAACCACGGAATGTTTCCTCTTGGCAGCAATGGCATATGATCGCTATGTAGCCATATGCAAACCTTTACTCTACCCAGTGATCATGACCAATAGACTCTGCATCCGGCTATTAGTCTTGTCATTTGTAGGTGGCTTTCTTCATGCCTTAATTCATGAAGCATTACTGTCCAGATTAACCTTCTGTCATTCCAATATAATACATCACTTTTACTGTGATATTATCCCATTGTTAAAGATTTCCTGTACTGATCCATCTATTAATTATctaatgctttttattttctctggttCAATACAGGTATTCACCATTATGATTGTTCTTATCTCTTATACATTTGTTCTCTTTACAATCTTAAAAAGGAAGTCTGTTGAAGGCATAAGGAAAGCCTTCTCCACCTGTGGAGCTCATCTCCTATCTGTGTCTTTATATTATGGCCCTCTACTCCTCATGTATGTGCGCCCTCCATCACCACAAGCTGCTGATCAAGATATGATGGAGTCTGTGTTTTACACTGTCATAATTCCCTTGTTAAATCCAGTTATCTATAGTCTGAGAAATAAACAAGTCATAAATTCATTGAAAAAATCATTAAAGTTAAATGTTTAG